A part of Myxococcus landrumus genomic DNA contains:
- a CDS encoding DUF4438 domain-containing protein, producing MDLDFEQPPVAEAGARPRGTPRTNVDRLVAVAVAGQVAHPIIRANPYRMGRDGVPRLLPGSGGIVLNRRVGDPAVGLAGDHVEAGVSLHNNGREVVGPPDGPNRALMFYSCVGNRARVLNGAAVGSVGTVVGKHGGINHVIVDFPPRVKRRLAIGDRIQIEAHGQGLALPGHPSLHALNLSPRLLRRWGVRTEGRRLHVPITHFIPARIMGSGFGRSEGVLGDLDIQLSDARVRRRYRLDSLRLGDFVAICSLDYRFGPSARPGTVTVGVVVHSDSHIAGHGPGVTPLLIGPVANFHLVREPRANLAWVLGLRRRPGV from the coding sequence ATGGACCTCGACTTCGAGCAGCCGCCCGTCGCCGAAGCGGGAGCAAGGCCGCGAGGCACTCCACGCACCAACGTGGACAGGCTCGTCGCGGTGGCGGTGGCGGGCCAGGTGGCCCACCCCATCATCCGAGCCAATCCCTATCGCATGGGCCGCGACGGCGTGCCTCGGCTCCTGCCCGGCAGTGGAGGCATCGTCCTCAACCGCCGGGTGGGTGACCCGGCCGTGGGGCTCGCGGGAGACCACGTGGAGGCGGGTGTCTCGCTCCACAACAACGGCCGCGAAGTGGTGGGCCCACCGGATGGGCCCAACCGCGCGCTGATGTTCTACTCCTGCGTGGGCAACCGGGCGCGCGTCCTCAATGGCGCCGCGGTGGGCTCGGTGGGGACCGTGGTGGGCAAACACGGCGGCATCAACCACGTCATCGTGGACTTCCCGCCCCGGGTGAAGCGGCGGCTGGCCATTGGCGACAGGATTCAGATTGAAGCGCACGGCCAGGGCCTGGCGCTGCCCGGACATCCGTCCCTGCATGCGCTCAATCTCTCTCCACGACTCCTCCGACGATGGGGCGTGAGGACCGAGGGACGGCGGCTGCATGTCCCCATCACCCACTTCATCCCCGCGCGCATCATGGGCTCCGGCTTCGGGCGCTCCGAGGGCGTGCTGGGAGACCTGGACATCCAGTTGTCGGATGCGCGGGTGCGCCGCCGCTACCGGCTGGACTCACTGCGGCTGGGAGACTTCGTCGCCATCTGCTCGCTGGACTACCGCTTCGGCCCTTCCGCGAGACCCGGCACGGTGACCGTGGGCGTGGTGGTGCACTCGGACAGCCACATCGCGGGGCACGGCCCGGGCGTGACCCCGCTGTTGATAGGGCCCGTCGCGAACTTCCACCTCGTCCGCGAGCCCCGCGCGAACCTCGCGTGGGTGCTGGGACTGAGGCGTCGCCCAGGCGTCTAG